From Polyangium spumosum, the proteins below share one genomic window:
- a CDS encoding type VI secretion system tip protein TssI/VgrG: protein MTTQDVAFACEPLGENVVLSLEGRERMDDLSSFELTVFAPGEASLEALLRAPCVVVLSDPEEETARVIQLVVMEAAEEAGRGRDRVLSLRLADPLALLGLRAGYRVFQDKTAEEVVTDVLVGAGVPRDAITTRLAGEYPLYPMCTQHGEAEWDFVRRLLAREGISLWTETAEDGAFRVLLGDGPTSHDGIDGETRLPFAGPGAARGRGVRALLSLAWEQGMAHDRVFVRDFDVDHPDVYLDGEAGEGTLEWLEYPACVPDARAAALRARRRLEQLRRDEVRVTATSDCIRVCPGRWVDVAGGGAELFDQRFLVSEVRHVFARPLRDGGRGAPYRNEIVLRPTRGDRGEERPPHRPAILGAPRVHHVESAVVTGPPGEEIHTDALGRVKVRFLWDRSGVTDDASSTWVRTMQWPLGGAMMLPRVGFEVAVSYLDGLADRPFVLGRLYNATAVHPYVLPAGRAVTALQSWTSPGSGATQEIRLGDDAGAEAFFVHASRDLSVRVGGDHAQKVDGDEAHVVGLGLAADVGGAEDVTIGGRQSIDVGEPIHVAVDGANAESMATEIIAVTGNRVVLSGGGYEESIGGAYALQCNQSNTKTTGSFTRIVGGSKLVSAGLSLTESVAGARTYVCRGARVVTCAGAYSESVKGGKRSAAGAVTESAAADYGIAAPAGKLASGQAELRAGGKFSIAAPQITIDVSGSLTAGALSIAGGALRATSGTTTIEGMVKRDRGGEVGG from the coding sequence GTGACGACCCAGGACGTCGCCTTCGCTTGTGAGCCGCTCGGCGAGAACGTGGTCCTCTCGCTCGAGGGGCGCGAGCGCATGGACGACCTCTCCTCGTTCGAGCTCACCGTGTTCGCGCCGGGCGAGGCCTCGCTCGAGGCCCTCCTCCGCGCGCCGTGTGTCGTCGTGCTCTCCGACCCCGAGGAGGAGACGGCGCGCGTGATCCAGCTCGTGGTGATGGAAGCGGCCGAAGAGGCGGGCCGGGGGCGTGATCGTGTCCTCTCCTTGCGCCTCGCGGATCCGCTGGCGTTGCTCGGGCTCCGGGCCGGGTATCGAGTTTTTCAGGACAAGACGGCCGAGGAGGTCGTGACGGACGTCCTCGTGGGCGCGGGTGTCCCGAGGGACGCGATCACCACGCGGCTCGCGGGCGAATATCCGCTGTATCCGATGTGCACGCAGCACGGCGAGGCGGAGTGGGATTTCGTGCGCCGGCTGCTCGCGCGCGAGGGCATCTCGCTCTGGACCGAGACGGCCGAGGACGGCGCATTTCGGGTGCTGCTCGGCGACGGCCCGACCTCGCACGACGGGATCGACGGGGAAACGCGCCTGCCCTTCGCCGGCCCGGGCGCCGCGCGCGGCAGGGGCGTGCGCGCGCTCCTCTCGCTCGCGTGGGAGCAGGGAATGGCGCACGATCGGGTGTTCGTCCGCGATTTCGACGTCGATCACCCGGACGTCTACCTCGACGGCGAGGCCGGCGAGGGCACGCTCGAATGGCTGGAGTACCCGGCCTGCGTGCCCGACGCGCGGGCGGCCGCGCTGCGGGCGAGGCGCAGGCTCGAGCAGCTCCGCCGGGACGAGGTGCGGGTCACGGCGACGAGTGATTGTATCCGGGTCTGTCCGGGCAGGTGGGTCGACGTCGCGGGCGGCGGCGCGGAGCTCTTCGATCAACGGTTCCTCGTCTCGGAGGTCCGCCACGTGTTCGCGAGGCCGCTGCGGGACGGCGGGAGAGGAGCGCCGTACCGCAATGAAATCGTCCTCCGGCCGACGCGGGGCGATCGCGGCGAGGAGCGCCCGCCCCATCGGCCCGCGATCCTGGGGGCCCCGCGGGTTCATCACGTCGAGAGCGCCGTCGTCACGGGGCCGCCGGGCGAGGAGATCCACACGGATGCGCTCGGCCGCGTGAAGGTGCGGTTTCTCTGGGATCGATCGGGCGTCACGGACGACGCGTCGTCCACCTGGGTGCGCACGATGCAATGGCCGCTCGGGGGCGCGATGATGCTGCCGCGCGTGGGCTTCGAGGTGGCGGTCTCGTACCTCGACGGGCTCGCCGATCGGCCCTTCGTGCTCGGCCGCCTCTACAATGCGACGGCGGTGCATCCGTACGTCCTGCCCGCGGGGCGCGCCGTCACGGCGCTGCAATCGTGGACGAGCCCGGGCAGCGGCGCGACGCAGGAGATCCGCCTCGGGGACGACGCCGGCGCGGAGGCGTTTTTCGTGCACGCGAGCCGGGATCTCAGCGTGCGTGTCGGCGGAGATCACGCGCAGAAGGTGGACGGCGACGAGGCGCACGTGGTCGGGCTCGGCCTCGCGGCGGACGTGGGCGGCGCGGAGGACGTGACGATCGGCGGGCGTCAGAGCATCGACGTGGGCGAACCCATTCACGTGGCCGTGGACGGGGCGAACGCCGAATCGATGGCGACGGAGATCATCGCGGTGACGGGGAACCGCGTGGTGCTCTCCGGCGGCGGCTACGAGGAGTCGATCGGCGGCGCGTACGCGCTTCAATGCAACCAGTCGAACACGAAGACGACGGGCTCATTCACGCGGATCGTGGGCGGCTCGAAGCTCGTGTCGGCGGGCCTCTCGTTGACGGAGAGCGTGGCGGGCGCGCGGACCTACGTTTGTCGCGGGGCGCGCGTCGTCACGTGCGCCGGGGCGTATTCGGAGTCGGTGAAGGGCGGCAAGCGGAGCGCGGCTGGGGCCGTCACGGAGAGCGCGGCGGCCGATTACGGGATCGCGGCGCCCGCGGGCAAGCTCGCGTCGGGGCAGGCCGAGCTCCGGGCGGGCGGGAAGTTCAGCATCGCCGCGCCGCAGATCACGATCGACGTCTCGGGCTCGCTCACGGCGGGCGCCCTCTCGATCGCGGGCGGCGCGCTACGCGCGACGAGCGGCACCACCACGATCGAGGGAATGGTCAAGCGGGATCGGGGCGGGGAGGTGGGCGGATGA
- a CDS encoding alpha-amylase family glycosyl hydrolase: GGSGAGGGGAGGGGDALCPTTISFVPPAGATAPRVPGEWQGFDLATAPAMSGPDANGAFTATVLLPPGLHAYKLVYQDAGGGTQWILDPSQGRRKYVGGVENSAVKVRDCNLPTLAVKSTKALRVAAGQGSFTADLTYVDGADTSGADVLGYEVTLLEQGTPKPLVAPQVTVSPAGDVLVSLAGLADGKYRVTLRPRSKSGRVGEPIHLPFWIEAEPFSWSDAVVYMVLTDRYRDGDPSNNAPPTPGADARGDWRGGDLAGLTQSIEEGELDKLGIRAIWLTPFQTNPEGSFFAADGVHKVTGYHGYWPVKAREVDPRLGGPEALRALVKAAHAHGIRILQDYVVNHVHSEHEYFQSHPEWFRTGCVCGTANCDWTQKALECLFADYMPDINHSVPEANARFVEDAVWWLDEFDLDGLRVDAVKHVEEVATRNLSVEVRETFEKAGTHYFLMGETAMGWNDCGDPCNDENYGTIARYIGPFGLDGQFDFVLYHGVSYRTFAYGDKGMLHADYWTRHGLEKWPKGAIMTPYIGSHDTPRFVSLADYADGDRGIPGNQWDNTAVAPTDALPYERMRVAMAWLLALPGAPLMYYGDEYGQWGGADPNNRLMWRPESGLSAEEKATLSFVRKLGAARQAIPALRRGDYASLGATEDTLVIGRKIPGGSAAIVALTRAGAAAPMTVDVTTTLGLAAGTVLNDAMGGPSVTVPAGGMLTLTVPAKSAIVLAP; encoded by the coding sequence GGGCGGCAGCGGCGCAGGCGGCGGCGGCGCGGGCGGCGGCGGCGACGCATTGTGCCCGACGACCATCTCGTTCGTCCCGCCCGCCGGCGCGACCGCGCCTCGCGTGCCCGGGGAATGGCAAGGCTTCGACCTCGCCACGGCGCCCGCGATGAGCGGACCCGACGCGAATGGCGCGTTCACGGCGACGGTTTTGCTACCGCCGGGGCTGCACGCGTACAAGCTCGTCTACCAGGACGCGGGCGGCGGCACGCAATGGATCCTCGACCCTTCGCAGGGCCGCCGCAAATACGTCGGCGGCGTCGAGAACAGCGCGGTGAAGGTGCGCGACTGCAACCTGCCCACGCTCGCGGTGAAATCCACGAAGGCCCTACGCGTCGCGGCGGGCCAGGGGTCGTTCACGGCCGATCTCACGTACGTCGACGGCGCCGATACGAGCGGGGCCGACGTCCTGGGATACGAGGTGACGCTGCTCGAACAGGGGACCCCAAAACCACTCGTCGCGCCGCAGGTGACCGTCTCGCCCGCGGGGGACGTGCTTGTCTCGCTCGCGGGCCTCGCCGACGGCAAGTACCGCGTCACCCTGAGGCCACGCAGCAAGAGCGGGCGCGTCGGCGAGCCCATTCACCTGCCCTTCTGGATCGAGGCCGAGCCGTTCTCCTGGAGCGACGCGGTCGTCTACATGGTCCTCACCGATCGATATCGCGACGGGGATCCCTCGAACAACGCCCCGCCCACGCCCGGCGCGGACGCGCGCGGCGACTGGAGGGGCGGCGATCTCGCGGGCCTGACGCAATCGATCGAGGAGGGCGAGCTCGACAAGCTCGGCATCCGCGCCATCTGGCTCACGCCGTTCCAGACGAACCCGGAGGGCTCGTTCTTCGCGGCGGACGGCGTGCACAAGGTCACGGGGTATCACGGCTACTGGCCGGTGAAGGCGCGCGAGGTCGATCCGCGCCTCGGCGGCCCGGAGGCGCTGCGGGCGCTGGTGAAGGCGGCGCACGCGCACGGGATCCGCATCCTGCAGGATTACGTGGTCAATCACGTGCACAGCGAGCACGAGTATTTCCAGTCGCACCCGGAGTGGTTCCGCACGGGCTGCGTCTGCGGGACGGCGAACTGCGACTGGACGCAGAAGGCGCTCGAGTGCCTCTTCGCCGATTACATGCCCGACATCAACCACTCGGTCCCCGAGGCGAACGCCCGGTTCGTCGAGGACGCGGTGTGGTGGCTCGACGAGTTCGATCTCGACGGCCTGCGGGTCGACGCGGTGAAGCACGTCGAGGAGGTCGCGACGCGGAACCTCTCGGTCGAGGTGCGCGAGACCTTCGAGAAGGCGGGCACGCATTATTTCTTGATGGGCGAGACGGCGATGGGGTGGAACGACTGCGGCGACCCCTGCAACGACGAGAACTACGGCACGATCGCGCGGTACATCGGGCCGTTCGGGCTCGACGGCCAGTTCGATTTCGTGCTCTACCACGGCGTCTCGTACCGGACGTTCGCCTATGGCGACAAGGGGATGCTGCACGCCGATTACTGGACCCGGCACGGGCTCGAAAAATGGCCGAAGGGCGCGATCATGACGCCGTACATCGGCAGCCACGACACGCCGCGCTTCGTGTCGCTCGCCGATTACGCGGACGGCGACCGTGGGATCCCGGGCAACCAGTGGGACAACACGGCCGTGGCGCCGACGGACGCGTTGCCTTACGAGCGGATGCGCGTGGCGATGGCATGGCTGCTCGCGCTGCCGGGAGCGCCGCTCATGTATTACGGCGACGAGTATGGCCAGTGGGGCGGGGCGGACCCGAACAACCGGCTCATGTGGCGGCCGGAGAGTGGTCTTTCGGCCGAGGAGAAGGCGACGCTCTCGTTCGTTCGCAAGCTCGGGGCGGCGCGGCAGGCGATCCCGGCGCTCCGGCGCGGCGATTACGCCTCGCTCGGCGCGACGGAGGACACGCTCGTCATCGGGCGAAAGATCCCGGGCGGATCCGCGGCGATCGTGGCGCTCACGCGGGCGGGCGCGGCGGCGCCGATGACGGTGGACGTCACGACCACGCTCGGGCTCGCGGCGGGGACCGTGCTCAACGACGCGATGGGCGGGCCGAGCGTGACCGTCCCGGCGGGCGGCATGCTGACGCTGACGGTACCCGCGAAATCGGCCATCGTCCTCGCGCCGTGA
- a CDS encoding type VI secretion system Vgr family protein yields MKQRSWIELGVEGVSFPFVGRSCTIDERVGAPFVALVHCDDLDRGEPVSVVALDILGRPAWLALTIAGVERRFEGIVDRVEDHEGHFVIVLVARVAEAGDGRDYRVLPAASAVEVARQVLEAQGFCVEDRARRAPPRRAQWLQSFESDLDFVTRILAEEGLSWYPVTGARDVVRIADEPGTFDDDGLSLRYHEDAGLEGGPSLRAARLVRRAASDGSHVRGYDFERPELDIAGESGEGSLEWYELSRDACSPAEASEIASIRLGERRREVIVLEGEASTALVAAGAVIRVEASPIAEQNGRFLVLSVNHEARPDPEGDGLLHRARLRAVPAISAYRPARPRRAPRGGVGTALATGPSGQEIAIDSYGRTSLLFRWDHARVADERSSAPARVVAPALAGSAFHPRVGWEQVVAFADDACEAPLVLGRLYNGADPPPLTLPAQKVETHLGTKSTPAGERGHFIRISDAAGAEQLSVQSSGDYQELSENDKVSVVQGSLDRVVGGSRELFVKENLRTAVGGAHTLSVGAERVITTDADHAVWASAESISVGGARLFSVGGDYVTKAPRLARIVGGAKTEAPLEHQSVHTEGAATLVVGGAMNTTAGISEAIAVGGAAVVKVSGPMTVTANGYGLDVLGVYAESYASRSVKAGGAVAESFGTLTHAVKGNGTIAGAEVAIEAKARLVLSAGGMKITMTPGAIEIQGDFQGSVASVEGGMSRYG; encoded by the coding sequence ATGAAGCAGCGCTCGTGGATCGAGCTCGGCGTGGAGGGCGTCTCCTTCCCGTTCGTCGGACGCTCGTGCACCATCGACGAGCGGGTGGGGGCGCCGTTTGTCGCGCTGGTTCATTGTGACGACCTCGATCGGGGCGAGCCCGTCTCCGTCGTCGCCCTCGACATCCTCGGCCGCCCGGCGTGGCTCGCCCTGACGATCGCCGGGGTGGAGCGGCGCTTCGAGGGGATCGTCGATCGCGTGGAGGACCACGAGGGGCACTTCGTGATCGTCCTCGTGGCGCGCGTGGCCGAGGCCGGCGATGGGCGCGATTATCGGGTGCTCCCGGCGGCAAGCGCCGTCGAGGTCGCGCGGCAGGTCCTCGAAGCGCAGGGGTTTTGCGTCGAGGACCGCGCCCGGCGCGCGCCGCCCCGGCGGGCGCAATGGCTGCAATCGTTCGAGTCGGACCTCGACTTCGTGACGCGGATCCTCGCGGAGGAGGGTCTGTCGTGGTATCCGGTGACGGGCGCGCGCGACGTCGTGCGGATCGCGGACGAGCCGGGGACGTTCGATGACGACGGGCTCTCGCTGCGATATCACGAGGACGCGGGGCTCGAAGGGGGGCCGTCCCTCCGGGCCGCGCGGCTCGTGCGGCGCGCGGCGAGCGACGGCTCGCACGTGCGGGGTTACGATTTCGAGCGGCCGGAGCTCGATATCGCGGGGGAGAGCGGCGAGGGCTCGCTGGAATGGTACGAGCTCTCCCGTGACGCGTGTTCGCCCGCGGAGGCGAGCGAGATCGCGTCGATCCGGCTCGGCGAGCGGCGGCGCGAGGTGATTGTGCTGGAGGGCGAGGCGTCGACGGCCCTCGTCGCGGCCGGCGCGGTGATCCGCGTCGAGGCGTCTCCGATCGCGGAGCAAAATGGCCGTTTCCTCGTGCTCTCGGTGAACCACGAGGCGAGGCCGGACCCCGAGGGGGACGGGCTCCTTCACCGGGCGCGTCTCCGCGCGGTGCCGGCCATTTCGGCGTATCGCCCGGCGCGCCCGCGCAGGGCACCGCGCGGGGGCGTGGGCACGGCGCTCGCGACGGGGCCTTCCGGGCAGGAGATCGCGATCGATTCGTACGGACGAACCTCGCTGCTCTTCCGCTGGGATCACGCGCGCGTCGCCGACGAACGATCGTCCGCCCCGGCGCGCGTCGTCGCGCCGGCCCTCGCGGGATCGGCATTTCATCCGCGTGTCGGGTGGGAGCAGGTCGTCGCTTTCGCGGACGACGCGTGCGAGGCGCCCCTCGTGCTCGGCCGCCTCTACAATGGCGCCGATCCGCCGCCGCTCACGCTGCCCGCGCAGAAGGTGGAGACGCACCTCGGCACGAAGAGCACGCCGGCCGGCGAGCGTGGCCATTTCATCCGCATCAGCGACGCTGCGGGCGCGGAGCAGCTCTCGGTTCAATCGTCCGGCGATTACCAGGAGCTCTCGGAGAACGACAAGGTCTCGGTGGTGCAGGGCAGCCTCGATCGCGTGGTGGGCGGCTCGCGCGAGTTGTTCGTCAAGGAGAACCTCCGCACGGCCGTGGGCGGGGCGCACACGCTGTCGGTCGGGGCCGAACGCGTGATCACGACGGACGCGGATCACGCCGTGTGGGCGAGCGCGGAGAGCATCTCCGTGGGCGGGGCGCGCCTCTTTTCGGTCGGCGGCGATTACGTCACGAAGGCGCCGCGGCTCGCGCGGATCGTGGGCGGGGCGAAGACCGAGGCGCCGCTCGAGCACCAGAGCGTACACACGGAAGGGGCCGCGACGCTCGTCGTCGGCGGCGCGATGAACACGACCGCGGGCATCTCCGAGGCGATCGCCGTGGGCGGGGCCGCCGTCGTGAAGGTCAGCGGACCGATGACGGTGACGGCGAATGGTTATGGGCTCGACGTGCTCGGCGTGTATGCGGAGAGTTACGCGTCGCGCAGCGTGAAGGCGGGCGGCGCCGTGGCGGAGTCGTTCGGGACGCTCACGCACGCGGTGAAAGGGAACGGTACGATCGCGGGAGCCGAGGTTGCGATCGAGGCCAAGGCGCGGCTCGTCCTCTCGGCGGGCGGCATGAAGATCACGATGACCCCGGGCGCGATTGAAATCCAGGGTGATTTCCAGGGCTCGGTCGCCAGCGTCGAGGGAGGCATGTCTCGGTATGGCTGA
- a CDS encoding DUF72 domain-containing protein has translation MPALVKIGISAWTEPTLVSSGFYPPSARTAEARLRHYASRFPIVEVDSTHYALLAERNAELWSERTPEGFTMNVKAVAPLSEHYIEPRGLPKDMREALPREIREKKRIYPQDLGDAFLDELAGRFVSALRPLQASGKLGLVLFQYPVWFTFSPASLRRLARTRVLFRDHRLAVELRNAGWLGERHRDEALAFFREQGLVYTCVDEPQGFASSVPPIAEATADLALVRFHGRNAQTWEAKSPTAALRFAYEYDTAELASWVPKIVGLSRKTREVHVIMNNCYRDWAVRSAVDLTDLVRRAGARVAGPRAPLAA, from the coding sequence GTGCCTGCGCTCGTGAAGATCGGCATCTCCGCGTGGACCGAGCCGACGCTCGTATCCTCGGGGTTTTATCCCCCGAGCGCCCGGACGGCCGAGGCCAGGCTGCGCCATTACGCGTCGCGCTTCCCCATCGTCGAGGTCGACTCCACGCATTACGCCTTGCTCGCCGAGCGAAACGCGGAGCTCTGGAGCGAGCGCACGCCCGAGGGGTTCACCATGAACGTCAAGGCCGTCGCGCCGCTCAGCGAGCATTACATCGAGCCACGAGGCCTCCCGAAGGACATGCGCGAGGCATTGCCGCGGGAGATCCGCGAGAAAAAACGTATCTATCCCCAGGACCTCGGCGACGCCTTCCTCGACGAGCTCGCCGGCCGGTTCGTCTCGGCCCTCCGGCCCCTCCAGGCGAGCGGCAAGCTCGGGCTCGTGCTGTTCCAGTACCCCGTGTGGTTCACCTTCTCGCCCGCCTCGCTCCGGCGCCTCGCGCGGACGCGCGTGCTCTTCCGCGACCATCGACTCGCCGTCGAGCTCCGCAACGCCGGCTGGCTCGGCGAGCGCCACCGCGACGAGGCGCTCGCGTTTTTCCGGGAACAAGGGCTCGTCTACACCTGCGTCGACGAGCCGCAGGGCTTCGCCTCCTCCGTCCCGCCGATCGCGGAGGCGACGGCCGACCTCGCGCTCGTCCGGTTCCACGGGCGGAACGCGCAGACATGGGAGGCGAAATCGCCCACCGCGGCGCTGCGCTTCGCCTACGAATACGACACCGCCGAGCTCGCGAGCTGGGTGCCGAAGATCGTGGGCCTGTCCCGAAAGACGCGGGAGGTCCACGTCATCATGAACAATTGTTACCGGGATTGGGCCGTGCGGAGCGCGGTCGATCTGACGGACCTCGTCCGGAGGGCGGGCGCCCGCGTCGCCGGGCCGCGGGCGCCGCTCGCCGCTTGA
- a CDS encoding type VI secretion system Vgr family protein — protein sequence MTAVSVALPGDPPLRVVRIAGRERLGEIGSYDLECSGPPSPVVLPSQVLRGPCVVRLEAEAGERRMAGIVTRFVLLATDHGSERIYRATVRPRLALLELRRFPRVIRDRSAPEIIADLARAAGYERIEVRVGAEYPPLSWSIRYDETDATFLRRLCEEHGLWLRFEEEDGAEVLFLEDDSTRAGDAYADPIAIVTRGAASEPRPFVTPVVAARTRRPGKVTLRDYDPDRPALRLEGVAAVGSNREQEAAVYEAPGGFRSAEAGERAARRRLESLRADASTLALRTNALALAPGRAATLIESDRNFGRARPAGDWFVVATSIAWSAGEPVLEATVEAIPKDVMFRLPRITPRPRIDGVQSAIVTGEPGQEIDTDALGRVHVAFHWDVRGPKDQRSSVPVRVTQPEAPAAFVLPRVGWEVFLAFEDGDPERPIVLGRSYNGKQLPPLPLPANKTATVLATDGSPGAASRTTVQLDDAAGREHMLFSAPFGRDDRVYGDCRTETRKNENTKVEGNVSASIGANETVSVHLGWAASYGSRTVTVGGAQKQTAGGSFVTQVEGAEAVSVGGLLAERVGSPVKGAANLLFSTALAGVGSRGTAGAIVAAGLGVGRAAIEGFSAGGEEGAAAAAKMGLAGVAASMVPGGEAILASVTGSSKPMPWDHGRPPEGEIAAGGGAAGVGGPSGKGGPGPGHRATLVEGPYSEMVGGVYAVMTPGAVSWVTLGPSTLLVNGSHTTETTKAGMQVAGAMNESLGSLSITSAKNVARKVKGLVQSDVSGTREVAAGGEYRMTAQASLSLLVGGSLTLSGGTVTFRCGAAEVSASGGGVTIKAPTIRITGQSREAGKLTHK from the coding sequence GTGACGGCCGTCTCCGTCGCGCTCCCCGGGGATCCGCCGCTTCGCGTCGTGCGTATCGCGGGGCGGGAGCGCCTCGGCGAGATCGGGAGCTACGATCTCGAATGTTCGGGCCCCCCCTCCCCCGTCGTGCTCCCCTCGCAGGTATTGCGCGGGCCGTGTGTCGTGCGGCTCGAAGCCGAGGCGGGCGAGCGGCGGATGGCAGGGATCGTCACGCGGTTCGTCCTCCTCGCCACGGATCACGGGAGCGAGCGAATCTACCGCGCCACCGTGCGCCCTCGCCTCGCCTTGCTGGAGCTCCGGCGTTTTCCGCGGGTGATCCGCGACCGCAGCGCGCCGGAGATCATCGCGGATCTCGCGCGCGCCGCGGGTTACGAGCGAATCGAGGTCCGCGTCGGGGCAGAATACCCGCCCCTCTCGTGGTCGATTCGATACGACGAGACGGACGCGACGTTCCTGCGGCGCCTGTGCGAAGAGCACGGGCTCTGGCTGCGATTCGAGGAGGAGGACGGCGCCGAGGTGCTCTTCCTCGAGGACGACTCGACGCGCGCGGGCGACGCCTATGCGGATCCGATTGCGATCGTCACGCGCGGGGCGGCGAGCGAGCCGCGGCCGTTCGTCACGCCCGTCGTGGCCGCGCGAACGCGCCGCCCGGGAAAGGTGACGCTGCGGGATTACGATCCCGACAGGCCCGCGCTCCGGCTCGAAGGCGTGGCCGCGGTCGGATCGAATCGCGAGCAAGAGGCCGCCGTGTACGAGGCGCCGGGCGGGTTCCGCTCGGCGGAGGCCGGCGAGCGGGCCGCGCGGCGGCGGCTCGAATCTCTACGCGCGGACGCTTCCACGCTCGCGCTCCGGACGAACGCGCTCGCGCTCGCGCCCGGTCGCGCGGCCACGCTCATCGAATCGGATCGAAACTTCGGGCGCGCGCGCCCCGCGGGTGATTGGTTCGTCGTGGCAACCTCGATCGCGTGGAGCGCAGGCGAGCCCGTGCTCGAAGCTACCGTGGAGGCGATCCCGAAGGACGTCATGTTCCGCTTGCCGCGCATAACGCCGAGGCCACGCATCGACGGCGTGCAATCGGCGATCGTCACGGGCGAGCCGGGCCAGGAAATCGACACCGACGCGCTCGGCCGCGTCCATGTCGCATTCCACTGGGACGTCCGCGGCCCCAAAGACCAACGGAGCAGCGTGCCCGTGCGCGTGACGCAGCCCGAGGCGCCGGCCGCTTTTGTCCTGCCGCGCGTGGGCTGGGAGGTCTTCCTCGCGTTCGAGGACGGTGATCCCGAGCGCCCGATCGTCCTCGGTCGATCCTACAATGGAAAGCAGCTCCCGCCGCTGCCCCTGCCCGCGAACAAGACGGCGACCGTGCTCGCGACCGATGGCTCCCCGGGCGCCGCCTCGCGGACGACGGTCCAGCTCGACGACGCCGCCGGCCGCGAGCACATGCTTTTTTCGGCTCCGTTCGGCAGGGACGATCGGGTGTACGGGGATTGTCGCACGGAGACCCGGAAAAACGAGAATACGAAGGTCGAGGGGAACGTGAGCGCCTCGATCGGCGCGAACGAGACGGTGAGCGTGCACCTCGGCTGGGCCGCGTCGTACGGGTCACGCACGGTGACGGTGGGCGGGGCGCAGAAGCAAACCGCGGGCGGGAGCTTCGTCACGCAGGTGGAAGGCGCGGAGGCCGTCTCCGTCGGCGGCCTCCTCGCCGAAAGAGTGGGCAGCCCCGTGAAGGGCGCCGCGAATCTCTTGTTTTCCACGGCGCTCGCGGGCGTGGGCTCGCGCGGCACGGCGGGGGCGATCGTGGCGGCGGGGCTCGGCGTGGGTCGGGCTGCGATCGAGGGCTTCTCCGCGGGCGGCGAGGAGGGCGCGGCGGCGGCGGCGAAAATGGGTTTGGCAGGGGTGGCCGCGTCGATGGTGCCGGGCGGCGAGGCGATCCTCGCGAGCGTGACCGGATCCTCGAAGCCCATGCCCTGGGATCATGGACGTCCGCCGGAGGGCGAAATCGCGGCGGGCGGCGGCGCGGCGGGCGTGGGCGGGCCGAGCGGCAAAGGCGGGCCCGGGCCGGGGCACAGGGCGACGCTCGTCGAGGGGCCTTATTCAGAAATGGTCGGCGGCGTGTATGCCGTGATGACGCCGGGCGCCGTCTCCTGGGTGACGCTCGGCCCTTCGACGTTGCTCGTGAACGGCAGCCACACGACGGAGACGACGAAGGCCGGAATGCAGGTCGCGGGCGCCATGAACGAATCGCTCGGCTCGCTGTCGATCACGAGCGCGAAGAACGTCGCGCGCAAGGTAAAGGGCCTCGTCCAGAGCGACGTGAGCGGTACGCGCGAGGTCGCGGCGGGCGGCGAATACCGCATGACGGCGCAGGCGTCGCTCTCGCTTTTGGTCGGCGGCTCGCTCACGCTCTCGGGCGGGACCGTGACCTTTCGGTGCGGCGCGGCCGAGGTCTCCGCGTCGGGCGGCGGCGTCACCATCAAGGCGCCGACGATTCGCATCACCGGACAGTCGCGTGAAGCGGGGAAATTGACACACAAGTGA